One segment of Micromonospora parathelypteridis DNA contains the following:
- a CDS encoding carbon-nitrogen hydrolase family protein — MTLPRTVPATPLTVATVQATPTPGDVAGNAVRAADLVRQAGELGARVAVLPELFLCAYHPPTLAADPVGTDVAADPAGMVADPRLDPLRAAAREAGVTVLVGAAARHPDGRRTIAALVVDRAGAVRVGYDKQQLWGDERELFSAGGRGATLLVDDWRLGLGICYDGCFPEHGRAAALDGAHGYLCPSGYLAGSEHRRDLYYAARALDNTMFVVFSNAVGGVDPWRFNGGAAIYDPQGRVLARGADDGTAVLVATLDPAALAATRAAHSMLADRLPDQGGPRVSMSG; from the coding sequence GTGACCCTGCCCCGCACCGTTCCCGCCACCCCGCTGACCGTGGCCACCGTTCAGGCCACGCCCACGCCCGGCGACGTCGCCGGAAACGCGGTCCGTGCGGCTGACCTGGTCCGCCAAGCTGGTGAGCTGGGCGCCCGGGTGGCTGTCCTGCCGGAGCTGTTCCTCTGCGCGTACCACCCGCCGACCCTCGCCGCCGACCCGGTCGGCACGGACGTCGCGGCCGACCCTGCCGGGATGGTCGCGGATCCTCGGCTCGACCCGCTGCGCGCCGCGGCCCGCGAGGCCGGCGTCACCGTGCTGGTCGGCGCCGCCGCCCGGCACCCGGACGGTCGGCGGACCATCGCCGCGCTGGTGGTCGACCGGGCCGGCGCGGTCCGGGTCGGCTACGACAAGCAGCAGTTGTGGGGCGACGAGCGTGAGCTGTTCAGCGCTGGCGGTCGGGGCGCCACGCTGCTCGTCGACGACTGGCGGCTCGGGCTGGGCATCTGCTACGACGGCTGTTTCCCGGAGCACGGCCGGGCCGCCGCCCTCGACGGTGCCCACGGATACCTGTGCCCCAGCGGATACCTGGCCGGTTCCGAGCACCGCCGAGACCTTTACTACGCCGCGCGAGCCCTGGACAACACGATGTTCGTGGTCTTCTCCAACGCGGTCGGAGGCGTCGACCCGTGGCGGTTCAACGGCGGCGCGGCGATCTACGACCCGCAGGGGCGGGTGCTGGCCCGGGGCGCCGACGACGGCACGGCGGTGCTGGTCGCGACGTTGGACCCGGCCGCGCTCGCGGCCACCCGGGCGGCCCATTCGATGCTCGCCGATCGACTTCCGGACCAGGGCGGCCCTCGGGTGTCGATGTCTGGCTGA
- a CDS encoding TIGR04222 domain-containing membrane protein, producing the protein MIVNAASGDTWGISAPTFLRYYLVAAAVVVAIGVYYRIRLLTVSGHTTLDPLGPQQVAYLNGGPQLAVHAALGGLRGSGAIAVRPDRRLTTVGTAPGGLTPLDQAIHWAAHQHARVRELPQDSRVRTALDQIRNGLEQRGLLTNDTQRERARFWNKVMMALLGLGGLRLFSGFFNDRPVGYLLLTLVALLGATLLLGRAPALTRAGRATLRAVREEHTHLAPASAPAYATYGAAGAAMGVALFGTASLWALDPGFADQAEIQRQAVGNSGWTGGSDGSSGGGGDSSGGGGDSSGGGSSCGGGGGCGGGGGCGG; encoded by the coding sequence ATGATCGTGAACGCGGCGTCGGGCGACACCTGGGGCATCTCCGCCCCGACCTTCCTCCGGTACTACCTCGTCGCGGCCGCCGTGGTGGTGGCGATCGGGGTGTACTACCGGATCCGCCTGCTCACCGTCTCGGGGCACACCACACTCGACCCGCTCGGGCCACAGCAGGTCGCCTACCTCAACGGTGGGCCCCAACTGGCCGTGCACGCCGCACTCGGCGGGCTGCGCGGCAGCGGTGCGATCGCCGTACGCCCGGACCGCCGGTTGACCACCGTCGGCACCGCGCCGGGCGGGCTCACCCCGCTGGACCAGGCCATCCACTGGGCCGCCCACCAGCACGCACGGGTCCGGGAGCTGCCGCAGGACTCCCGCGTACGCACCGCGCTCGACCAGATTCGCAACGGCCTGGAGCAGCGCGGTTTGCTGACGAACGACACGCAGCGCGAGCGAGCCCGCTTCTGGAACAAGGTCATGATGGCCCTGCTGGGCCTCGGCGGGCTCCGGCTGTTCTCTGGCTTCTTCAATGATCGACCGGTGGGCTACCTGCTGCTCACCCTTGTCGCGCTCCTGGGCGCCACGCTGCTGCTGGGCCGGGCACCCGCGCTCACCCGGGCCGGTCGGGCCACGCTGCGTGCCGTCCGCGAGGAGCACACCCACCTCGCCCCTGCCTCCGCGCCCGCCTACGCCACCTACGGAGCGGCCGGCGCGGCGATGGGCGTGGCCCTGTTCGGCACCGCCTCGCTCTGGGCACTCGACCCGGGCTTCGCCGACCAGGCCGAGATTCAGCGCCAGGCCGTCGGCAACTCCGGCTGGACGGGGGGCTCCGACGGGTCGAGCGGCGGGGGTGGAGACAGCTCCGGCGGAGGCGGTGACAGCTCCGGCGGCGGCAGCTCCTGCGGTGGAGGTGGCGGCTGCGGCGGCGGCGGGGGGTGCGGCGGATGA
- a CDS encoding DUF692 domain-containing protein has protein sequence MTGPSGVGIGWRPEIAGFVADLPGLRFVEVVAEAVPASGPLPPGLAQLRERAVTVVPHGVRLSLGGAEPVDPARVAHLAAVAQRVDAPLVSEHIAFVRAGGLEAGHLLPLPRSRAAVDAVCANVARAQAELPVPLALEPIAALVDWPDDELDEADFLTEILDRTGALLLLDVANVHANARNRGADPLALLDRLPLDRVAYAHVAGGAEHGGFYHDTHTDPVPAAVLELVGALCARQRPPALLLERDGHYPPAVELRAELDALAAAAGFPAVT, from the coding sequence ATGACCGGCCCGTCCGGAGTGGGCATCGGCTGGCGGCCGGAGATCGCCGGCTTCGTGGCCGACCTGCCCGGGCTGCGCTTCGTCGAGGTGGTGGCCGAGGCGGTGCCCGCGTCCGGGCCACTCCCACCAGGCCTGGCGCAGTTGCGCGAGCGCGCGGTGACGGTCGTACCGCACGGGGTGCGGCTCTCCCTCGGCGGCGCCGAACCGGTCGACCCGGCGCGGGTCGCCCACCTCGCCGCGGTAGCGCAACGCGTCGACGCACCGCTGGTCAGCGAGCACATCGCGTTCGTCCGAGCCGGCGGCCTGGAGGCCGGGCACCTGCTGCCGCTGCCGCGCAGCCGGGCGGCGGTCGACGCGGTCTGCGCCAACGTGGCGCGGGCACAGGCCGAGCTGCCGGTGCCGCTCGCGCTGGAACCGATCGCCGCGTTGGTCGACTGGCCCGACGACGAGCTCGACGAGGCGGACTTCCTCACCGAGATCCTCGACCGGACCGGGGCACTGCTGCTGCTGGACGTCGCCAACGTGCACGCCAACGCCCGCAACCGGGGCGCCGACCCGCTCGCGTTGCTGGACCGTCTGCCGCTGGACCGGGTCGCGTACGCCCACGTGGCCGGCGGGGCCGAGCACGGCGGCTTCTACCACGACACACACACCGACCCGGTTCCGGCGGCGGTGCTGGAGCTGGTCGGCGCGCTCTGCGCCCGACAGCGACCACCGGCGCTGCTGCTGGAACGGGACGGCCACTACCCGCCGGCGGTCGAGCTCCGCGCCGAACTGGACGCCCTGGCGGCGGCCGCCGGCTTCCCGGCCGTGACATGA
- a CDS encoding cytochrome P450: MGERSQGEVVKLSLGAFRPYLVTRPEHLQRVLREKSDNYVRAGDGLQWRPLKRLFGDGILSDGDYWKNSRHVLQPLFTARRVDSLVDRLAEAIEDAVDDLDEPARAGQPVDMGTVQAQIVCSAIMRVFFADKISVPQAMRIMKAQDAIAWSVMPRLMVPWAPLAMPMPGDRAFRKAVRLIDDTLLPIVRAARETAETDGDDIIATLWRGRTETGGRLDERQVRDDTVSMVATTTETTISVLTWLWPHIAQDEQIAERLYEEIDRVVGDAPVRREHLRELRYTRQVLDELLRLYPIGWLFPRRAVEADVIGGVRIEAGATLVVSPLITHRMSAFWDRPEVFDPDRFDPEQVRNRHRYAHFPFGGGPHQCIGMHLFYLEAMLIVATVLSRFRFSLQRQALPGIKVAAALRPLERVEVTLRPARSVSA, translated from the coding sequence ATGGGCGAGCGGTCGCAGGGTGAGGTGGTGAAGCTCAGCCTGGGCGCGTTCCGGCCCTACCTGGTCACCCGGCCAGAGCACCTGCAGCGGGTTCTGCGCGAGAAGTCCGACAACTACGTCCGCGCCGGTGACGGTCTCCAGTGGCGTCCGCTGAAGCGGTTGTTCGGCGACGGCATCCTCAGCGACGGCGACTACTGGAAGAACAGCCGCCACGTACTCCAGCCGCTGTTCACCGCTCGACGCGTCGACTCGCTGGTGGACCGGCTGGCCGAGGCGATCGAGGATGCGGTCGACGACCTGGACGAGCCGGCCCGCGCCGGCCAGCCCGTCGACATGGGCACCGTCCAGGCCCAGATCGTCTGCTCGGCGATCATGCGGGTCTTCTTCGCCGACAAGATCTCGGTGCCGCAGGCGATGCGCATCATGAAGGCGCAGGACGCGATCGCCTGGTCGGTGATGCCACGGCTGATGGTGCCATGGGCGCCGCTGGCCATGCCGATGCCCGGCGACCGGGCATTCCGTAAGGCCGTCCGCCTCATCGACGACACGCTGCTCCCCATCGTCCGAGCCGCCCGGGAGACGGCCGAGACGGATGGCGACGACATCATCGCGACGTTGTGGCGAGGCCGCACCGAGACGGGTGGCCGGCTCGACGAGCGGCAGGTCCGTGACGACACCGTCTCCATGGTCGCCACCACCACCGAGACCACGATCAGCGTGCTGACCTGGCTCTGGCCGCACATCGCCCAGGACGAGCAGATCGCCGAGCGGCTGTACGAGGAGATCGACCGGGTGGTCGGCGACGCGCCGGTCCGCCGCGAGCACCTGCGCGAGCTGCGCTACACCCGGCAGGTGCTCGACGAACTGCTGCGGCTCTATCCGATCGGTTGGCTCTTCCCGCGCCGCGCGGTGGAGGCCGACGTGATCGGCGGCGTACGGATCGAGGCCGGCGCGACCCTCGTGGTCAGCCCGTTGATCACCCACCGGATGTCCGCGTTCTGGGACCGCCCCGAGGTCTTCGACCCCGACCGCTTCGACCCCGAGCAGGTCCGCAACCGGCACCGGTACGCGCACTTCCCGTTCGGCGGCGGCCCGCACCAGTGCATCGGCATGCACCTGTTCTATCTGGAGGCGATGCTGATCGTGGCCACGGTGTTGAGCCGGTTCCGGTTCAGCCTGCAGCGGCAAGCTCTGCCCGGTATCAAGGTGGCGGCGGCGCTGCGACCCCTTGAGCGTGTCGAGGTGACGCTGCGGCCGGCACGGAGTGTCTCCGCATGA
- a CDS encoding HAD family hydrolase, with amino-acid sequence MPLLLLDLDNTLLDRAGPFRRWGERFLDGIGAPPTDIDWLVSVDADGLTDRWDLADAIRDRYELRIPSIDLVEDLHDGVVAQTRLDPLTACALRIADDAGWVPVVVCNGTVRVEDAKIRRTGLDQYVADWVISEEAGVSKPNPRIFALAAQRVRMPLRGAWVVGDSPEADIGGAAAVGLPSVWLHRGRTWTDVRFAPSRTVDGLIAAVATVLAR; translated from the coding sequence GTGCCACTGCTCCTGCTGGACCTGGACAACACCCTGCTGGATCGGGCCGGGCCGTTCCGCCGCTGGGGTGAGCGCTTCCTGGACGGCATCGGCGCGCCCCCCACCGACATCGACTGGCTGGTCTCGGTCGACGCCGACGGCTTGACCGACCGCTGGGATCTCGCCGACGCCATCCGGGACCGCTACGAGCTGCGCATTCCCTCGATCGACCTGGTGGAGGACCTGCACGACGGGGTGGTGGCGCAGACCCGGCTCGACCCGCTCACCGCCTGTGCGCTGCGGATCGCCGACGACGCCGGCTGGGTGCCGGTGGTGGTCTGCAACGGCACGGTGCGCGTCGAAGACGCCAAGATCCGCAGAACCGGCCTGGACCAGTACGTCGCGGACTGGGTGATCTCCGAGGAGGCCGGCGTCAGCAAACCCAACCCGCGGATCTTCGCGCTCGCCGCGCAGCGGGTCCGAATGCCGCTGCGCGGTGCCTGGGTGGTCGGCGACAGCCCGGAGGCGGACATCGGTGGCGCCGCCGCGGTCGGGTTGCCCAGCGTCTGGCTGCACCGGGGGCGCACCTGGACCGACGTCCGGTTCGCGCCGAGCCGCACCGTGGACGGGCTGATCGCCGCGGTCGCCACCGTGCTCGCGCGCTGA
- a CDS encoding serine protein kinase RIO — MRDHDLPALERRSRGKSRFDDDEPQFLKRGRPTEPLADPDSDPDPDTGERWSSWDDAVHGPQPHPDWLVTELAAKDTELGVLKTGKEADVHLVRRAVPDSDRSCLLAVKRYRDPEHRLFHRDAGYLEGRRVRRSRENRAMAGRTAFGRQMIAGQWAAAEFDALARLWEISAGYDRIAVPYPVQLRGTELMLEFVGDAESGEAAPRLAQLRPDPAELRDLWNQLVEALRVLARAGYAHGDLSPYNLLVHRGRLVVIDLPQVVDVVANPQGPEFLARDVRVVGTWFAARGMPTEQVDPGVLTGELLREAGIR; from the coding sequence GTGCGCGATCACGACCTTCCGGCGCTGGAGCGCCGGAGCCGCGGCAAGAGCCGCTTCGACGACGACGAACCGCAGTTTCTGAAGCGCGGGCGGCCCACCGAGCCGCTCGCAGACCCGGACAGCGACCCTGACCCGGACACCGGCGAACGCTGGTCGTCCTGGGACGACGCCGTCCACGGGCCGCAGCCCCACCCGGACTGGCTGGTCACCGAGTTGGCTGCCAAGGACACCGAGCTGGGTGTGCTGAAGACCGGCAAGGAGGCGGACGTCCACCTGGTCCGCCGGGCCGTGCCCGACAGCGACCGCTCCTGCCTGCTGGCGGTCAAGCGCTACCGCGACCCCGAGCACCGGTTGTTCCACCGCGACGCCGGCTACCTGGAGGGCCGCCGGGTGCGCCGCTCCCGGGAGAACCGGGCGATGGCCGGTCGGACGGCGTTCGGCCGGCAGATGATCGCCGGGCAGTGGGCCGCGGCCGAGTTCGACGCCCTGGCTCGCCTCTGGGAGATCAGCGCAGGGTACGACCGGATCGCCGTGCCGTACCCGGTGCAGTTGCGGGGTACCGAGCTGATGCTGGAGTTCGTCGGCGACGCCGAGTCGGGGGAGGCTGCGCCCCGACTGGCTCAGTTGCGCCCCGACCCGGCCGAGCTGCGCGACCTGTGGAACCAGCTGGTGGAGGCGCTGCGAGTGCTGGCCCGGGCCGGCTATGCCCACGGCGACCTGTCGCCGTACAACCTGCTCGTGCACCGGGGCCGGCTGGTCGTGATCGACCTGCCGCAGGTGGTCGACGTGGTGGCGAACCCGCAGGGGCCGGAGTTCCTGGCCCGCGACGTGCGGGTGGTCGGCACCTGGTTCGCGGCCCGGGGGATGCCCACCGAGCAGGTCGATCCCGGCGTGCTGACCGGAGAGCTGCTACGCGAGGCGGGCATCCGCTGA
- a CDS encoding ABC transporter ATP-binding protein: MSGGGMAGWSMLRSMRNRDEVSTHRLKRGVARRIVAFAQPYRRDIVVFLATVVLAAIIGVATPVLAGDVINAINRGGAEAGRLVVRLALFIAALAVADALLSLAQRWYSARIGEGIIFNLRTRVYDHVQRMPLQFFTRTQTGALVSRLNNDVLGAQRAFTSTLSGVVSNVIQLVLTAAVMFTLSWQITALSLVLLPIFIIPARRVGRRLADITRESYNLDAKMNATMTERFGVAGALLVKLFGQPEVEARRFAARAERVRDIGIQSAMYSRTFFVAMLLVASLAQALTYGLGGWLAVTGGVSAGTVVTLALLLTRLYGPITALSNVRVDVMSALVSFDRVFEVLDLEPGIVEKPDAVSVPRGAGRVDFRDVRFRYPSAAEISLASLEEVATLDRTVNEPVLKGVSFSVEPGQMVALVGPSGAGKSTLSMLISRVYDVTEGQVLVGGVDVRDATLASLRDEIGVVTQDSHLFHETIAENLRYAKPDATDDEIWAALAGAQVADLVRSLPDGLDTTVGERGYRFSGGEKQRIAIARLLLKAPSIVILDEATAHLDSESESAVQRALSVALAGRTALVIAHRLSTVRDADQILVLDGGRIVERGRHDELVAIGGLYAELYRTQFAVADSPTPFVDATGPEPVVMPLGTYRADEVLPPAAAN, translated from the coding sequence ATGTCCGGCGGAGGCATGGCCGGGTGGAGCATGCTCCGGTCGATGCGTAACCGCGACGAGGTCTCCACCCACCGGCTGAAGCGTGGGGTCGCCCGACGCATCGTGGCCTTCGCCCAGCCCTACCGGCGCGACATCGTCGTCTTCCTGGCCACCGTCGTCCTGGCCGCCATCATCGGCGTGGCCACACCGGTGCTCGCCGGCGACGTGATCAACGCGATCAACCGGGGAGGTGCCGAGGCCGGTCGACTCGTGGTGCGGCTGGCCCTGTTCATCGCCGCGCTAGCGGTCGCCGACGCACTGCTCTCGCTGGCCCAGAGGTGGTATTCCGCCCGGATCGGCGAGGGCATCATCTTCAACCTGCGCACCCGGGTCTACGACCACGTGCAGCGGATGCCGTTGCAGTTCTTCACCCGTACGCAGACCGGTGCCCTGGTCAGCAGGCTGAACAACGACGTGCTCGGCGCCCAGCGGGCGTTCACCTCCACCCTGTCCGGTGTGGTCAGCAACGTCATCCAACTGGTGCTCACCGCGGCGGTGATGTTCACCCTCTCCTGGCAGATCACCGCGCTCTCGCTGGTGCTGCTGCCGATCTTCATCATTCCGGCCCGCCGGGTCGGTCGGCGGTTGGCCGACATCACCCGCGAGTCGTACAACCTCGACGCCAAGATGAACGCGACCATGACCGAGCGGTTCGGGGTGGCCGGCGCGTTGCTGGTGAAGCTCTTCGGCCAGCCCGAGGTCGAGGCCCGCCGGTTCGCCGCCCGAGCTGAGCGGGTCCGCGACATCGGCATCCAGTCCGCGATGTATTCGCGCACGTTCTTCGTGGCGATGCTGCTGGTCGCCTCGCTGGCGCAGGCGCTCACCTACGGCCTCGGTGGCTGGCTCGCCGTGACCGGCGGCGTCAGCGCGGGCACCGTGGTGACACTCGCGCTGCTGCTCACCCGCCTGTACGGTCCGATCACCGCGCTCTCCAACGTCCGGGTGGATGTGATGAGCGCGCTGGTCTCCTTCGACCGGGTCTTCGAGGTGCTCGACCTCGAGCCGGGCATCGTGGAGAAGCCCGACGCGGTGTCGGTGCCCCGGGGCGCTGGCCGGGTCGACTTCCGCGACGTGCGATTCCGCTATCCGAGTGCCGCGGAGATCTCGCTCGCCTCCCTGGAGGAGGTCGCCACCCTCGACCGGACAGTCAACGAGCCGGTGCTCAAGGGGGTCTCGTTCAGCGTGGAGCCCGGGCAGATGGTCGCGCTGGTCGGTCCGTCCGGTGCCGGCAAGTCGACGCTGTCGATGCTCATCTCCCGGGTCTACGACGTCACCGAAGGGCAGGTGCTGGTCGGTGGCGTGGACGTACGCGACGCGACGCTCGCCTCCCTGCGCGACGAGATCGGGGTGGTGACCCAGGATTCGCACCTGTTCCACGAGACGATCGCCGAGAATCTGCGGTACGCCAAGCCTGACGCCACCGACGACGAGATCTGGGCCGCGCTGGCCGGCGCACAGGTGGCCGACCTGGTCCGTTCGCTGCCGGACGGGCTGGACACCACCGTCGGGGAACGCGGCTACCGGTTCTCCGGCGGCGAGAAGCAGCGCATCGCGATTGCCCGGCTGCTGCTCAAGGCGCCGTCGATCGTGATCCTCGACGAGGCGACCGCACACCTGGATTCGGAGAGCGAGTCGGCGGTGCAACGGGCGCTGTCGGTGGCGCTGGCCGGGCGAACCGCCCTGGTGATCGCACACCGGCTCTCCACCGTGCGCGACGCCGACCAGATCCTGGTCCTGGACGGCGGGCGGATCGTCGAGCGGGGGCGGCACGACGAGCTGGTGGCCATCGGCGGTCTCTACGCCGAGCTGTACCGGACCCAGTTCGCGGTCGCCGACTCGCCCACCCCGTTCGTCGACGCGACCGGCCCCGAGCCGGTGGTCATGCCGCTGGGCACCTACCGCGCCGACGAGGTGCTGCCGCCGGCCGCCGCCAACTGA
- the mug gene encoding G/U mismatch-specific DNA glycosylase produces MTPDPIRPAGAAGGYPRPTPAELAAAADRTIPDVLAPGLAVLFVGINPGLWSAATGWHFARPGNRFWPALHRGGFTPRLLHPSEQDELPALGLGITNMAARASARADELSTEELLDGAAILTDKVARYRPRWVAVVGVTAYRIGFQRPKAAFGPQPEALAGARLWVLPNPSGLNAHFTPLTLGLAFAELRAPAGLPDRRLA; encoded by the coding sequence GTGACGCCGGACCCGATCCGGCCTGCCGGTGCTGCTGGCGGCTATCCGCGGCCGACCCCGGCGGAGTTGGCGGCGGCCGCCGACCGCACCATCCCCGACGTCCTCGCGCCGGGGTTAGCGGTGCTCTTCGTGGGCATCAACCCGGGTCTCTGGTCGGCCGCGACCGGCTGGCACTTCGCGCGGCCCGGCAACCGGTTCTGGCCCGCGCTGCACCGGGGCGGGTTCACTCCCCGTCTGCTGCACCCCAGCGAACAGGACGAGCTTCCCGCCCTCGGGCTCGGCATCACCAACATGGCCGCCCGGGCCAGCGCCCGCGCGGACGAGCTGAGCACCGAGGAACTACTCGATGGCGCCGCCATCCTGACCGACAAAGTGGCCCGGTACCGGCCACGCTGGGTCGCGGTGGTGGGGGTGACCGCGTACCGGATCGGTTTTCAGCGGCCGAAGGCCGCGTTCGGGCCGCAACCGGAGGCGCTGGCCGGCGCCCGGCTGTGGGTGTTGCCCAACCCGAGCGGCCTGAACGCGCACTTCACCCCGCTCACACTGGGCCTCGCGTTCGCCGAGCTGCGGGCGCCGGCGGGTCTACCGGACCGCCGCCTGGCCTAA
- a CDS encoding TetR/AcrR family transcriptional regulator, whose translation MPRVSQDQLDARRQEILAAARACFARLGYEGATVRRLEEATGLSRGAIFHHFRDKDSLFLAVAEDDAAAMVETVARNGLVQVMRDLLARAVSPDTTGWLGSQLEVSRRLRTDPAFARRWAERSAAIAEATRDRLARQRDAGVLREDVPIDVLAQFLELAYDGLVLHLAMGRPAGDLGPVLDLVEEAVRRR comes from the coding sequence GTGCCCAGAGTAAGCCAGGACCAGCTCGACGCGCGCCGGCAGGAGATCCTCGCCGCCGCGCGGGCGTGTTTCGCCCGGCTCGGTTACGAGGGGGCGACCGTACGCCGCCTCGAGGAGGCCACCGGCCTGTCCCGCGGTGCCATCTTCCACCACTTCCGCGACAAGGACTCGCTCTTCCTCGCCGTCGCCGAGGACGACGCCGCGGCGATGGTCGAGACGGTGGCCCGCAACGGTCTGGTGCAGGTGATGCGCGACCTGCTCGCCCGCGCCGTCTCGCCGGACACCACCGGCTGGCTGGGCAGCCAACTGGAGGTCTCCCGCCGCCTGCGCACCGACCCGGCGTTCGCCCGCCGCTGGGCGGAGCGGTCCGCCGCGATCGCCGAGGCGACCCGCGACCGGTTGGCCCGCCAACGCGACGCCGGGGTGCTGCGCGAGGACGTACCGATCGACGTGCTGGCCCAGTTCCTGGAGCTGGCCTACGACGGCCTGGTGCTGCACCTGGCGATGGGCCGACCGGCCGGTGACCTGGGCCCGGTGCTCGACCTCGTCGAGGAGGCGGTCCGCCGCCGCTGA
- a CDS encoding SDR family oxidoreductase: MDLGLTDRVYVLTGASRGLGYATAQCLVADGARVVLSARDPDAVAAAAERLGGPEHAVGLTADLADPETPGQLVAAAREHFGRLDGALISVGGPPPGNAAAITDEQWRLSFETVFLGTIRAVRTIAGALPEGGAIGLVLSTSARGPVPGLGISNGLRPGLVGAAKDIADDYGPRGVRVVGLLPGRILTDRNRELFAATGDPERARTEAEAGIPLRRIGDPAEFGRVAAFVLSPAASYLTGITLPVDGGALRGL; this comes from the coding sequence ATGGATCTCGGACTGACCGACCGCGTGTACGTCCTCACCGGCGCCTCCCGAGGCCTGGGCTACGCGACCGCGCAGTGCCTGGTCGCCGACGGAGCACGGGTGGTGCTCTCGGCCCGGGACCCGGACGCCGTGGCCGCCGCCGCGGAACGGCTGGGCGGCCCGGAGCACGCCGTCGGGCTGACCGCCGACCTGGCCGACCCGGAGACCCCGGGGCAGCTCGTCGCCGCCGCCCGGGAACACTTCGGCCGGCTCGACGGCGCGCTGATCTCGGTCGGCGGGCCACCGCCGGGCAACGCCGCGGCGATCACCGACGAGCAGTGGCGGCTCTCCTTCGAGACGGTCTTCCTCGGCACCATCCGCGCGGTCCGCACGATCGCCGGCGCGTTGCCCGAGGGCGGTGCGATCGGGCTGGTGCTCTCCACCTCGGCCAGAGGCCCGGTGCCCGGCCTCGGCATCTCCAACGGTCTGCGACCCGGCCTGGTCGGGGCCGCCAAGGACATCGCCGACGACTACGGCCCACGCGGTGTCCGGGTGGTCGGCCTGCTGCCCGGCCGGATCCTGACCGACCGCAACCGGGAGCTCTTCGCGGCGACCGGTGACCCGGAACGCGCCCGCACCGAAGCGGAGGCCGGCATTCCGCTGCGCCGCATCGGCGACCCGGCCGAGTTCGGGCGGGTGGCAGCGTTCGTGCTCTCCCCCGCCGCGAGCTACCTGACCGGCATCACCCTGCCGGTCGACGGCGGCGCGCTGCGCGGACTGTGA
- a CDS encoding DUF2630 family protein produces MDDKTILNRITELVDEEHKLRADAQAHESGTEGEASERLRALEESLDQCWDLLRRRRAARETHGDPDAQGERPKPEVERYLQ; encoded by the coding sequence ATGGACGACAAGACCATCCTGAACCGGATCACCGAGCTGGTCGACGAGGAACACAAGCTGCGGGCGGATGCCCAGGCCCACGAGTCGGGCACCGAGGGCGAGGCCAGCGAGCGGCTGCGCGCCCTGGAGGAGTCCCTCGACCAGTGTTGGGACCTCCTGCGCCGCAGGCGGGCCGCCCGGGAGACCCACGGCGACCCGGACGCACAGGGCGAGCGCCCCAAGCCCGAGGTGGAGCGCTACCTGCAGTAA
- a CDS encoding terpene synthase family protein, whose product MTAGLTSPPATGGDQMALAAEQGRICALAAKGQRDLAERAAAYPDLFPARPFDPALFGNVAMAIAFGAPWCDLDQLRVTNRAVLWGFAVDWLVDHEARTRDEIDRLTAGCLAVAEGGRPAADDPLGRFLAELHDDLAAVPAYATHGVVWRTELRTMLDAMAREWDWKQAADGGALPTLDEYLANAANLACTVVNVVHWIHSDDPATLAHLDALVAASDQVQRILRLVNDLATYERDKRWGDLNALMLVPERADVERQVTDLVAHAREMLEPLRETCPVQADYLARQIGFSSGFYRSTDFWGVL is encoded by the coding sequence ATGACCGCAGGGCTCACGTCGCCGCCGGCAACCGGTGGCGACCAGATGGCGCTGGCCGCCGAGCAGGGCCGGATCTGTGCCCTCGCCGCGAAGGGCCAACGTGACCTGGCCGAACGTGCCGCGGCGTACCCCGATCTCTTCCCGGCGCGACCGTTCGACCCGGCGCTGTTCGGCAACGTCGCGATGGCGATCGCGTTCGGGGCGCCCTGGTGCGACCTCGACCAGTTGCGTGTCACGAACCGGGCCGTGCTCTGGGGCTTCGCGGTCGACTGGCTCGTCGACCACGAGGCGCGTACCCGTGACGAGATCGACCGGTTGACGGCGGGCTGCCTCGCGGTGGCCGAGGGCGGGCGACCGGCGGCGGACGATCCTCTCGGCCGCTTCCTCGCCGAGTTGCACGACGACCTGGCCGCCGTGCCGGCGTACGCGACCCACGGGGTGGTGTGGCGCACCGAGTTGCGCACGATGCTCGACGCCATGGCGCGGGAGTGGGACTGGAAGCAGGCCGCCGACGGCGGGGCGCTGCCCACCCTCGACGAGTACCTGGCCAATGCGGCGAACCTGGCCTGCACGGTGGTCAACGTCGTGCACTGGATCCACTCCGACGATCCCGCGACGCTGGCCCACCTCGACGCGCTCGTCGCGGCCAGTGACCAGGTGCAGCGGATCCTCCGACTCGTCAACGACCTGGCCACCTACGAACGCGACAAGCGGTGGGGGGACCTCAACGCGTTGATGCTGGTGCCGGAGCGGGCCGACGTCGAGCGTCAGGTCACCGACCTGGTGGCGCACGCCCGCGAGATGCTCGAACCGCTGCGCGAGACCTGCCCGGTGCAGGCCGACTATCTCGCCCGCCAGATCGGCTTCAGCTCGGGCTTCTACCGGTCGACCGACTTCTGGGGCGTGCTGTGA